Part of the Candidatus Limnocylindrales bacterium genome, GCGGCAGGATCTGTCAGCGTCATTACGACGCGGGATCCCTGCCGCACCCTCCCCGCTGAGGAATTCCAGTAAATATTCCCCCAGAATCGTTTCCACCCGAAGACCCGGCAAGGTGCGTGGCAACTCGCAATTTTATCGCCGTTCAGGCGCGCGCCGCCGCGAATTCCGATTGTGAAAAATGTCGCCCTGCATTCGATAACGTGTCGAAAAAACAAGGTCCGCAGAGATATCGTCAGTTCAGGTGATGGCAGTTATTCGCGCACGAAAGCGCGCGGGTCTGTGGCAAACGTGCGCGAGAATTTTCGCGGGATTGCTCATCGCTGTTGACGGAAATGTTTCGTGCGACCAATGTCCGTCGTGCGCATCGGCCGTTCCGGCCTTCGAGACATGGCGAAGCCCTTCGTCCCCCCTTGGGGCTTGGCCGTGAGACTGTCCCGCAGAACCCACCTGTACTCCCTCTCGAAAATCGGTCGGCCGATGCGCCTCTTCGTTTGAAGCGCGACGCAGACCCTTTGAAGTGAGGCGTCCGCCTCGCAGCCAGCGCCCGCAACGTCAACGATCCATTTCCCATAGCGGTCAAAAGCTATCCCGAATCGGAAGGCTTTCGCGCCGAAATGAGATCCACGCGATTGACCCTCACGAGGTGCTTGTGGTGGGATGCGCGCCATTCCCGAGGAAGGGGCATCCATGGCAAGCGGAAACCTTCGATACGCGGTGCTCGGACTCATCGCGAGCAAAAACGACGGCGTTCACGGCTATCAGCTCAAAGGCGAGTGCGAGGCGATTGCCGACGAATTCTGGGCTCTGAATTACGGTCGACTGTATCGCATTCTCGACGAGCTCGAGGCGGCAGGATCGCTGTCCGTTGCCGACGAGATCCAGAAAGGACGCCCCAACAAGAAGGTCTACCGCATCACCGAAAAGGGACAGCAGCATCTCGACGACTGGCTGCTGGCGCCGGTCGAAGCCAACGCCCAGCCATTGCGCGACGAGATGGTGCTCAAACTTCTGTTCCTGGGCGCGGATGACATCGATCGTATATACGAAATCATAAAGCAGCAGCGCAGCGTCTATCTTACGCGTCTTGCAAGGGTCACACGGCGCAGACGACGGCTCGAGAAGGCCGGCGTGAGCATGCGCGCCACCGAGATGATCCTGGACGGCGCCGAGATGCGAGTACGAGCGGACCTTTCATGGCTCGAGAGCATCGAACGGCGACTCATACGCCAGAACTGACCCGCTCCCGTTGATTCAATTCGCGAACATCCACAAACACTTTGGTGAAGCAGAAACCAGAGTGGAGGCGCTCTGCTCGGTCGACCTCGAGGTGCCGCGCGGACAGATGTGCGCGATCATGGGTCCGAGCGGATCCGGAAAAAGCACGCTTTTGCATCTTGCCGCAGGGCTGGTGACGCCGGATACCGGGGACGTTCGGATCGACAACGACGTGATCTCGTCTCTGAGCGCCGACACGCTGTCGGTGCTGCGGCGACGCAAGATCGGAATCATTTTCCAGTTCTTCAACCTCCTTCCTTATCTTACCGCTGCCGAAAACGTTGCCCTCCCGCTTCGACTCGATGAGGTTGCCGAAGACGTCGTACGGGCTGCTGTCAGCGAGAATCTCGACAGAGTCGGAATGTCGAACCGCGCAAATCACAAGGCCAGCACGCTGTCGGGAGGCGAGATGCAGCGCATCGCCATTGCTCGCGCGCTCGCGATTTCCCCGGCAGTTGTGCTTGCCGACGAACCGACGGGAAATCTCGATTCAGTTGCCGGAAGACAGATCATCGAGCTTTTACGCGACCTCAACGACAGCACGGGCGTCACCATGCTGATCGTCACTCATGATCCGGTGTGGGGTTCTTTCTGTGATCGAATCGTCCGGTTGAACGACGGCCGTATCTGTGAGGACATCTTCCTCGGCGCCGAGAGCTCGAGCTGATCTACCAGCGAATGGCCATCGCGGCGCTGCTCCACGTCGAGCTTTCGGCCGTGTGCAGCACGAGAAGATCGCCTCGTTTCAGACTTTCGCCGTGTGCGAGCTCATCGAGAAGGATGAGGACGGATGCGCCGATCGTATTTCCGACCCGCTGAATGTTGATGGGTATCTTTTCTGCCGGCAGCCCATAGGAAGAAGCAATCCGGCGGATATTCCCGGTCGCCTGGTGCGTAAGAAAAAATCGGACATCGCCTGCACCTACTCCAAGCTTTTCCATGAGCCGGAGCGCGGCGCCGGCGGCGAGTTTGCTCCCGCGACGCAGAACGCGACGAAAGTCGTGGTGCCCGAGATAATCGGCGGCGGCGTACCGTTCCGTGCCTGGCGGCAGAGCCGAGAGCATGCCTGGAAATGTGATGCCCGGCGCGGCGGCGTCGCTATTGAGATACAGATCGAGCATCTCGATCGACGGGCGTTTTCCATCCGACGTCTGCGCAATGACGAGCGCGCCGGCGCCGTCGGCGTAAAGCAGCGAGTTGAGCACATGGTCCGTCGGAATGTCCTTTCCGAATCGGAAAAACGGCGAAGGGGTCTCGGCCGCAACCACGAGTACAACCCTGCCATCAATTCGAGAGGACAAGGCCGACGCGAGCTCCACCGCGCGGAATGCCCCGGTACACGGCGCCTGCAGCGAGAATGCCGGTACTCCCAGCAGACCCAGGCCCCGCGCGACCAGACAATCCATGGGTGGATTCAGAAAGTCCGGAGTCGTGCTTACGGTGATGATCGCGCCGACATCCGTTGTCGACGCTCCACTGTCGCGCAGCGCGGCGAGTGATGCCGAGATCGCGAGATCGCTGCACCGTTGACCGCTGGGCGGGTCGGCGTGCTCGGCACCGCGAGACCACCGGCGCTCCTCGATCTCGAACATCCCGGAGATTCGTGCGGCTGGAAAACCTGTCAGCTGCTCCAGCTCGGCGTTGGAGACGACTCGGTCTGGAAGCGACGAGCCAATTCCGAGTATTGTCATCAGAGGCATGGCGCAGCGCCCGGAGTGTTACTCAGAAGACGCGCGGATGCACGCCTGGCATCAGCGGCCCGGCGAATTCATGACTCAAATCGAATGGTCGTCAGTGCCGGCTGTCGCAGTGCAAACGCAGCCGCGACGGTGGCGGCCAGCATTGCCGTGATTGCGGCGAGCGCAAGAGAGATGAAAATGCTCTGCCACGCGATGCTCAGCTCGAGAACGTATCCGACAAGCGCCGGGTAATTGTAGTGCACCCAGACCCACGCGCAGAGGATCCCGACTGCCGCTCCGCAAATTGCGGCAGCGATGGTAACGGCCAATCCTTCGAGTCGTGCAATCTGGATCACCTGCGTGTCGGTCAACCCGACAATTCGCAGCACGGCCAGTTCACGCCTTCGTGACAGAACATTGGAGACTACGAGGTCAGCGATTCCGACGGCCGTCAGGAACAACACGAGCAGCTTAATCGTATCGATATCGGCAAACGCCTCGCCGATGAATCCGTCGACACGGTCGATCATCTGCTGCGTCGGCATTACCGACAGAGTGCGCCCGCTCGGTACGGAATCGCCAACCTCACGGGCGAGCCCGGAAACGGCGCCTCCGGGCTTGAGAGTGACAGAATAGAAATTTACGAGGTCGTCTTTCCATCTCGTCGCGACGGTGTCGCGATTCAAGATCACCGAGCCCTTGTCGGACACGTAGTCGGGGACGATGGCCACGACGGCAACATCGACCATGCCCGTCACGGTCGCGAGCGAGATGTGATTGTTCGTCGGCAATCCGAAGTGCGCCACGAAGTTTTCGGAAACGGCCGCTCCTTCGCCGCGCGCGAGGCGCGACTTGATTTCGGCGGCGCCGAGGCCACCGACGGGCGTCCCGTGGCTGGCGGCGTCGAGCAAGAGCCTCTCGCTCATCGCTGCGACTGCTATGCGCTCGCCCTGATACGGCTGTCCTTGAAGGACGCGAAGCGTCTCGACATTCTTGACGTTCGGGAGATCGCGAAGCGGCTTCTCGAGGTTTCGCTCGACAGGAGCCGGTAACCACCCGCCGGTCACGGCGCGCGCAGATACCAGAGCGTCTCCGGCAAAACCGTACCAGCCCGCGACCGACGTGCGAAAGCTTTGCACGAGACTGCCCGCCCCGACCGAAATCGCGACGCTGAGCGTGATGGCGGAAGCCGTCACCAGGCTCCGATCGAGCGCACGAAGAAGATTCTCTCCGGCAATTTTTCCCGAAATACCGGACAGAGCGGACAGAACAGGCAGCGCGCCCGCCCATGCCGAGTTCATCACCGGGAGCATCGCAAGGACCGAAGATACGATCACGAGAATGCCCCCAAGCGACACCATTGCAGCAGAGCCGGCCGAAACTCCTCTTACGAGCGTTATGAACCCCGCAAGTCCCGGCACCGTCGCTGCCGCGAGAGCCGCCTGCCAGGAGAATGCAGATCGAAATAGCGGCGCGTCCTCTCGCTGAAGCAGAAACGGCGTCACATGTCGCAATCGCCGAGCAGGCAGGTATGCCGCACAGGCTGCAGTCAGAATCCCACCTGCAGGATGTGCCATGAGCACAATCCACGGATTCCATGAGACGCGCGCCGCATCGAAGGGCAACGAGTAGTTCAATCCCATCCCCGCTGCAGCGTCCTCGCCGATGAAATTGGAAAGCTCGAGTCCCAGGATGACTCCGGCGACCGAACCGATTGCCCCGAGCAATCCGGCCTCAACCACGATCGATCGAACCAGAATTCCCGGCGAGGCTCCGATTGTCACCAGTGTCGCCATCGACGGGATCCTCTGCAGGACCATCGTCGTAGTCGAAGCGTAAATGATGAAGACCGCTGCCAGCAGCGCGAGCGAGCTCATTCCAACGAGCGTGGAACGCAACCCGTCGACCGTGTGGAGTCCCACGACCCGACGCTGCATCGGAGTATCCACGTGAAGTCCAGGCTGAAGAAGCTGTTCTATGGACTCCTGCGCTTGCGAAATGCTCGCGCCCGGCTTCAGCCGGATGTCGATCTGATCGACCATCGAATTTTCGAAGGTTCCCTGTCTTCCGGCAACAGGTTGCGCGGCCGGCAGGAACATCGCCACGAGTCTGCCGCCGAGAAATGCAGCGAGTCCTTTCGTAGCGATGATGCCGTGGACCGTATACTCGTTCGTGCCATCGACGGCCGACAGCCGCACTTTAGACCCCAGGCTCAGGCCTCGCTGTTTCGCAATGACATCGGTTAGAAAGATCCCGCGCGGGTCGTCGAGGATCTGAAAGTCGCCCGGATCTCGCTGAAGCACTTCGACTTCGTAAAGCGCGAGGACGTCGTCCTGCAGAAGATCGATGCCGAACAGCTCCACCGTCTCCGGCTGGCTGTCGACGAACGTCACCTGGCTGTGAATGAGGGCGGCCGCCTGCCGCACGAACGGCTGCGCGCGTACCTTCTCGAGCAGGTCTTCCGAAAAGCCCGTCTCGCCCGTCCCGAACGTCACCTGAAGATCGGCCTTTCCGCCAAGCCTCTCGAGATCGCCGGCAAACCCGCTGACGATGCTCTCGGTCGAGATATGCATCGCCGTCAACAGCGCTACTCCGACGGCGACGGTCCCGATCATCAGCAGCGACCGGACCGGCCGCGACGCGAGCTCCGGGCGGCTGACGAACCTCAGCAGTACGAGCAGCGCTTTCACTGGAGTGGACTTCCTTTCATCCGGGCTCGCGGTCGCGACTTCGCCCGAAGCCGGCCAAGTCGGATGTTAAGCGCCGTTTGCCGCCCATCGAAGAGCTGCGGCGAAGTCCTTATTTCGAATGGAAATAGAGAGTTGGGATTGCGAGGTATTGGCGCTCAGTCGACCACAACGCGGGCGCCCGTGTCTCGGTCGTCAGTCCCTTCTTATTGTCTGAGCTCTGTCTTCCCGTCGTGTTTGCGCGCGCGAGCTCGAATCATCGAGGGTGACGGCGTCTGCCGGCTCACCCGCACGCCACACAACTCAGCTCCACCGCCTGCCCCACGCTCAACCTGAGCA contains:
- a CDS encoding PadR family transcriptional regulator, with product MASGNLRYAVLGLIASKNDGVHGYQLKGECEAIADEFWALNYGRLYRILDELEAAGSLSVADEIQKGRPNKKVYRITEKGQQHLDDWLLAPVEANAQPLRDEMVLKLLFLGADDIDRIYEIIKQQRSVYLTRLARVTRRRRRLEKAGVSMRATEMILDGAEMRVRADLSWLESIERRLIRQN
- a CDS encoding FtsX-like permease family protein; translation: MKALLVLLRFVSRPELASRPVRSLLMIGTVAVGVALLTAMHISTESIVSGFAGDLERLGGKADLQVTFGTGETGFSEDLLEKVRAQPFVRQAAALIHSQVTFVDSQPETVELFGIDLLQDDVLALYEVEVLQRDPGDFQILDDPRGIFLTDVIAKQRGLSLGSKVRLSAVDGTNEYTVHGIIATKGLAAFLGGRLVAMFLPAAQPVAGRQGTFENSMVDQIDIRLKPGASISQAQESIEQLLQPGLHVDTPMQRRVVGLHTVDGLRSTLVGMSSLALLAAVFIIYASTTTMVLQRIPSMATLVTIGASPGILVRSIVVEAGLLGAIGSVAGVILGLELSNFIGEDAAAGMGLNYSLPFDAARVSWNPWIVLMAHPAGGILTAACAAYLPARRLRHVTPFLLQREDAPLFRSAFSWQAALAAATVPGLAGFITLVRGVSAGSAAMVSLGGILVIVSSVLAMLPVMNSAWAGALPVLSALSGISGKIAGENLLRALDRSLVTASAITLSVAISVGAGSLVQSFRTSVAGWYGFAGDALVSARAVTGGWLPAPVERNLEKPLRDLPNVKNVETLRVLQGQPYQGERIAVAAMSERLLLDAASHGTPVGGLGAAEIKSRLARGEGAAVSENFVAHFGLPTNNHISLATVTGMVDVAVVAIVPDYVSDKGSVILNRDTVATRWKDDLVNFYSVTLKPGGAVSGLAREVGDSVPSGRTLSVMPTQQMIDRVDGFIGEAFADIDTIKLLVLFLTAVGIADLVVSNVLSRRRELAVLRIVGLTDTQVIQIARLEGLAVTIAAAICGAAVGILCAWVWVHYNYPALVGYVLELSIAWQSIFISLALAAITAMLAATVAAAFALRQPALTTIRFES
- a CDS encoding ABC transporter ATP-binding protein; its protein translation is MEALCSVDLEVPRGQMCAIMGPSGSGKSTLLHLAAGLVTPDTGDVRIDNDVISSLSADTLSVLRRRKIGIIFQFFNLLPYLTAAENVALPLRLDEVAEDVVRAAVSENLDRVGMSNRANHKASTLSGGEMQRIAIARALAISPAVVLADEPTGNLDSVAGRQIIELLRDLNDSTGVTMLIVTHDPVWGSFCDRIVRLNDGRICEDIFLGAESSS